The following are from one region of the Bacillota bacterium genome:
- a CDS encoding helix-turn-helix domain-containing protein, translating to MSTVRLMQKCVDYIEVNLKTELTVNELAELVGFSQFHFCHLFCSIVGMPAAAYITKRRLLWAAFEIANGAKIIETALAYGFDTHAGFYKAFKREFGCSPTKYAQLNTAKRPQPVNLDAEGKFMLTQTQIRQILTNWNIEDKLEIGPVHHAGGKGTWQIGSDYILKTGRNIAGLKTHIAISKALAQSGMDAAYPIPTKAGADFLLDDDRYYVLTNKVSGSYLGPQERYRGDRFSTGVKYGEAIAGLHKILKNHDTSIEVNDSNLLETVLIWALPNTKRIMEQWNMPLPEEFYRNYQETFSQLYPLLPRHIIHRDPNPSNIMFANGEVTGFIDFVISERNVRLFDPCYCATGILSEAGNIAGGYEKWPEIFAGIISGYDRLAKLTAAEKQAVPYVVYSIQMIFIAWLEPHDELKDIAVQNRNMLDWLWKNRQIFA from the coding sequence TTGAGCACCGTCAGACTGATGCAGAAATGCGTCGATTATATCGAAGTCAATCTCAAAACAGAACTGACAGTAAATGAGCTGGCAGAGCTTGTAGGGTTTTCCCAATTTCATTTCTGCCATCTTTTCTGCAGCATTGTTGGTATGCCGGCAGCAGCCTATATTACCAAAAGGCGACTGCTGTGGGCAGCTTTTGAGATCGCTAACGGCGCCAAAATCATTGAAACTGCGCTTGCTTATGGCTTTGACACCCACGCCGGGTTTTACAAAGCCTTCAAGCGGGAATTCGGCTGTTCACCCACAAAATATGCTCAACTCAATACCGCCAAGCGGCCGCAGCCGGTAAATCTCGATGCGGAGGGAAAATTTATGCTTACCCAAACTCAGATCAGACAAATCCTTACCAACTGGAACATTGAGGACAAACTGGAAATCGGTCCGGTGCACCATGCCGGTGGTAAGGGAACATGGCAGATTGGCAGTGATTACATTTTAAAAACTGGCAGGAATATCGCCGGACTCAAAACCCATATCGCCATTTCCAAAGCGCTGGCCCAAAGCGGTATGGACGCAGCTTATCCGATTCCGACTAAAGCCGGTGCAGACTTCCTCCTTGATGATGACCGCTACTACGTGCTGACTAATAAAGTCAGTGGGAGCTATTTAGGCCCCCAGGAACGCTATCGGGGAGATCGATTCAGCACAGGAGTAAAATATGGCGAGGCGATTGCTGGGCTTCACAAGATCCTGAAAAACCATGACACCAGTATCGAAGTCAACGACAGCAATCTGCTCGAGACGGTACTCATCTGGGCACTGCCCAATACAAAGCGAATAATGGAACAGTGGAATATGCCGCTGCCGGAAGAATTTTACCGGAACTACCAGGAAACATTCAGCCAATTGTATCCCCTGCTTCCCCGTCACATCATCCACCGCGATCCTAATCCTTCAAACATTATGTTTGCCAACGGCGAGGTAACCGGTTTTATTGATTTTGTGATCAGCGAGCGCAATGTCAGGCTGTTCGATCCCTGCTACTGCGCTACTGGGATTCTGTCAGAAGCAGGCAATATTGCTGGTGGATATGAAAAATGGCCGGAGATCTTTGCCGGCATTATCTCCGGATATGATCGTCTGGCCAAGCTGACCGCAGCAGAAAAACAGGCCGTTCCTTATGTGGTCTATTCAATCCAAATGATCTTCATCGCTTGGCTGGAACCTCACGATGAGCTTAAAGATATTGCTGTCCAAAACCGCAATATGCTGGATTGGCTTTGGAAAAACCGCCAGATATTTGCCTAA
- a CDS encoding DUF2357 domain-containing protein, translating to MSYVGHELDLVYIDTDQFTLIIKGKPIHPDIQQPYPSNKSVTAKLTVLPLSANVEVFKYYSPNKGLVEVNDLEPDVYPCFFEQQNYLLFIDGKANQKISFYHENKNIRESISTYPGKDHQLMGIINFRNDVGFSEFEIRVNGQTALIVTVEVFPSKIEYRRDYFRLLNEVNNEIYNLAYDFLRSTFQTTTLREASSVSLVEFFSIIRLIFDDFIKAYNRIEMYPHHELNQTPRVLPVSRVKKTNNQSIRWLSKNPQHYHKDLNFPEKLLNIDKRITVDTFENRFVKWIITQLLVKLRTFEKRYQAWTANSLDTEVSRTIAKMTGDLSFILKNSFLKEVGSISKAHSISLVLQMGAGYREIYKNYLMLSKGLSVNSGIFRLSMKQIWELYEYWCFLELNNILRKKYQLVKHDLIDVNYQGLFVTLKKGGSSKIEYQHPRTGERFTLSYNSTEGEQFTTAQKPDHILTLKKEGSQVEYKFIFDAKYRINPALPGSNYYNTYGGIPGPEEETINTMHRYRDAIVKSYQEKPERVVVGAFVLFPYHDEDKFQEHHFYKSIEKVNVGAFPFLPGSTCLVSEFLESIIDESHLRNYERHVLPAGDDDYRRELSFQLNVLVGTLRGKDQFKYVFNHNLYYIPYQKSILNHKLEYVALYQSEKSFGKNCGIWYYSKIQEMAITKRKKIELPTRSDPEMDYIVFHVDQWEPLDRAIKPEGYGISGSHIYTNILLLEKASTLPELSIKTLDEWRTWLELKRVQPEIRVLLDNKDLENATGTQGFALNGMTLTIEDACITIRKGETNVTVTVKEFFHNLRGVLKQLSVEN from the coding sequence TTGTCTTACGTCGGACATGAATTAGATCTAGTTTATATTGATACCGATCAGTTCACATTGATCATTAAGGGTAAACCGATTCATCCTGATATCCAGCAACCATACCCATCCAATAAAAGTGTCACCGCAAAACTAACAGTACTTCCGCTTAGTGCGAACGTGGAAGTGTTCAAGTATTACTCTCCTAACAAAGGTTTGGTAGAAGTCAACGACTTGGAACCAGATGTCTACCCCTGTTTTTTCGAGCAACAGAATTACTTACTATTTATTGATGGAAAAGCAAACCAGAAAATTAGTTTCTACCATGAAAATAAAAATATCCGAGAGTCGATTAGTACCTACCCAGGTAAGGACCATCAGTTAATGGGAATTATCAATTTCCGCAATGATGTCGGCTTCTCCGAGTTTGAAATCCGAGTTAATGGTCAAACCGCTTTAATTGTAACTGTTGAAGTGTTCCCCAGTAAAATTGAATATCGCCGTGATTACTTTCGACTACTTAATGAAGTGAATAATGAAATTTACAATTTAGCCTATGATTTTCTGCGGAGTACTTTTCAAACAACTACACTGAGAGAGGCTTCTAGCGTTTCCTTGGTCGAGTTTTTTAGTATAATTCGTCTAATCTTTGATGATTTCATAAAAGCATACAACCGGATTGAAATGTACCCCCATCACGAACTTAACCAAACACCTAGAGTACTTCCGGTGTCAAGGGTCAAGAAAACCAATAACCAGAGTATAAGATGGTTGAGTAAAAATCCGCAACACTATCACAAGGACCTTAACTTCCCCGAAAAATTGCTGAACATAGATAAGCGAATTACTGTTGATACATTTGAAAACCGCTTTGTGAAGTGGATTATAACTCAGTTACTGGTAAAACTTCGTACCTTTGAGAAAAGATATCAGGCCTGGACAGCCAATAGCCTTGATACCGAAGTGTCTCGCACTATCGCCAAAATGACCGGCGATCTGAGCTTTATCCTCAAAAACAGTTTTCTAAAAGAAGTTGGTTCCATAAGTAAAGCCCATTCAATATCATTAGTTCTCCAAATGGGTGCTGGTTATCGCGAAATATATAAGAATTACTTAATGCTTTCTAAAGGCTTATCTGTAAATTCCGGAATCTTCAGGTTGTCCATGAAGCAAATCTGGGAGCTTTATGAATACTGGTGTTTCCTCGAACTCAACAACATCCTCCGTAAAAAATATCAGCTAGTGAAACATGATCTAATTGATGTTAATTATCAAGGGTTGTTTGTCACGCTTAAAAAAGGTGGTTCATCAAAAATCGAATATCAGCATCCACGAACTGGAGAAAGGTTTACTTTAAGTTACAATTCAACTGAGGGAGAACAATTTACTACCGCGCAAAAGCCAGATCATATTCTTACTCTTAAGAAAGAAGGTTCTCAAGTAGAATATAAATTTATCTTTGATGCAAAGTATAGGATCAATCCAGCTCTACCCGGTAGCAATTATTACAACACTTACGGTGGAATACCAGGCCCTGAAGAAGAGACCATTAATACCATGCACCGCTACCGCGACGCCATTGTTAAAAGTTATCAGGAGAAACCAGAAAGAGTCGTGGTCGGAGCATTCGTTCTTTTTCCTTATCATGATGAAGATAAGTTTCAAGAGCATCATTTCTACAAAAGTATTGAAAAAGTTAACGTCGGTGCGTTCCCTTTTCTGCCAGGAAGCACCTGTCTTGTTTCAGAGTTTTTAGAGAGCATAATTGATGAATCTCACCTTCGCAACTACGAACGTCATGTCTTACCAGCCGGAGACGATGATTATCGAAGAGAGCTATCATTTCAACTGAATGTACTGGTTGGTACACTGCGGGGCAAAGACCAATTTAAGTACGTTTTCAATCACAATCTCTATTACATCCCCTATCAAAAGAGTATCTTAAATCACAAGCTGGAGTATGTTGCCCTCTACCAAAGTGAAAAGTCCTTTGGGAAAAACTGCGGCATTTGGTATTACAGCAAAATCCAGGAGATGGCGATAACAAAGAGAAAGAAGATTGAACTACCAACCAGAAGCGATCCAGAGATGGATTACATTGTTTTTCACGTAGACCAATGGGAACCACTGGACCGTGCCATCAAACCGGAAGGCTATGGAATAAGTGGAAGCCATATCTACACGAATATTCTTCTATTAGAAAAGGCCAGTACTCTCCCTGAATTAAGCATCAAAACCCTAGATGAATGGCGGACTTGGTTAGAACTAAAAAGAGTTCAACCAGAGATCCGAGTATTACTGGATAATAAGGATTTGGAAAATGCTACAGGGACACAAGGCTTTGCATTAAATGGAATGACTTTAACCATAGAAGACGCGTGTATCACTATTAGAAAAGGCGAAACCAACGTTACCGTTACAGTAAAAGAGTTTTTCCACAATTTGAGAGGTGTACTGAAACAGCTGTCAGTAGAAAACTAA
- a CDS encoding DUF3578 domain-containing protein, which translates to MSEYVHARDHEGYGGHELGTLIRQQLPRLILENLSASEDINPNNYRINGSIGQGNWAYVPWLVIMDRDITVTTQEGEYVAYLFSEDMERVYLAFNQGVTKADRRDYLAKKNILRDSINFQDFQVDDNIRLSDKPLGRKYEQSTVAYRQYNKTDLVNGITTEEQLINDLHQMMLIYQEYKEQIWQPDNSANQNDNLEPTSEPVVAEVISHIKEYITAKGFAYPDGLIENFYLSLKTKPFVLLAGISGTGKTKLVQLFAEAIGCRYKLISVRPDWNDGSDLLGYKNIQGKFVAGPIIDFIKAANDDADNIYLVCLDEMNLARVEYYFSDFLSIMETRKKVNKNIVTDTIIDSNYFENKSDQAYADLILPDNLYIVGTVNMDETTHPFSKKVLDRANTIEFSEIHLDMFTLLDETNSGLDTWKVNPAFLKSKYVTLRDCGIENEDKLGDIIGRLMEINDILKEANLQIGYRIRDEICFYMLYNNQEELLTENAAFDFQLMQKVLPRIQGSSETIKRVLIKLFYFTAGRDYSNEDGTIGSKAINFVNANNDLPFPRSSAKIAFMIKRFEEDGFTSFWL; encoded by the coding sequence ATGAGTGAATACGTTCATGCTCGCGATCACGAAGGGTACGGCGGACACGAGTTAGGCACTTTAATTAGACAGCAACTCCCAAGACTAATTCTGGAAAATCTGTCCGCATCGGAAGACATAAATCCGAATAATTACAGAATAAATGGCTCGATTGGTCAAGGAAACTGGGCTTATGTACCTTGGTTGGTGATTATGGATAGGGACATCACCGTAACTACTCAAGAAGGCGAATATGTAGCTTACTTGTTCTCTGAGGACATGGAACGGGTTTATCTAGCTTTTAACCAAGGAGTGACAAAGGCAGACCGACGGGATTATCTAGCAAAGAAAAATATTCTGAGGGATTCCATCAACTTCCAAGACTTTCAAGTTGACGACAACATAAGATTATCTGATAAACCGTTAGGACGAAAATATGAACAGTCGACAGTAGCATATAGACAATACAATAAAACTGACCTAGTTAACGGAATTACAACAGAGGAACAGCTAATCAATGACCTTCACCAAATGATGCTGATTTATCAAGAGTATAAAGAACAGATTTGGCAACCGGATAATTCGGCAAATCAAAACGATAACTTAGAACCAACCTCAGAGCCTGTAGTCGCCGAAGTGATCTCCCACATCAAGGAGTATATCACAGCCAAAGGTTTCGCTTACCCAGATGGTTTAATCGAGAACTTTTATCTCTCTCTTAAAACCAAGCCCTTCGTTTTACTTGCAGGTATATCTGGAACAGGAAAAACTAAATTGGTCCAACTATTTGCCGAAGCAATTGGCTGTAGGTACAAGTTGATTTCGGTTCGCCCGGATTGGAATGATGGTTCTGATCTCTTGGGATATAAGAATATTCAAGGCAAGTTTGTTGCTGGACCAATTATCGACTTTATTAAAGCCGCTAATGATGACGCCGACAATATCTACTTAGTTTGTCTAGACGAGATGAATTTGGCCAGAGTTGAATACTACTTCAGTGATTTTCTAAGCATTATGGAAACCAGAAAGAAAGTAAATAAAAACATAGTTACTGATACCATTATTGATAGTAATTACTTTGAAAATAAGTCTGACCAAGCTTACGCAGATTTAATACTACCGGATAACTTGTACATCGTTGGAACGGTCAATATGGATGAAACGACTCATCCATTCAGCAAAAAAGTACTCGATCGGGCTAATACAATTGAATTCTCGGAAATACATCTAGACATGTTTACTTTACTTGATGAAACTAATTCTGGGTTAGATACCTGGAAAGTGAATCCTGCCTTCCTTAAATCTAAATACGTAACCCTTAGAGACTGTGGCATCGAAAACGAGGACAAGCTCGGAGATATCATTGGCAGGTTAATGGAAATAAATGACATCTTAAAAGAAGCCAATCTCCAGATCGGATACCGGATCCGAGATGAGATCTGTTTCTATATGCTCTACAATAATCAGGAAGAATTACTCACTGAGAATGCCGCATTTGATTTTCAACTAATGCAGAAAGTGCTCCCGCGTATTCAAGGTAGCAGTGAGACGATTAAACGTGTCTTAATAAAACTATTTTATTTTACTGCTGGTCGCGATTACTCCAATGAAGATGGCACAATAGGTAGCAAAGCAATTAATTTTGTTAATGCCAATAACGACTTGCCATTCCCCCGATCTTCAGCAAAAATTGCGTTTATGATTAAACGCTTTGAGGAAGACGGATTTACATCTTTCTGGCTGTAG
- a CDS encoding CPBP family intramembrane metalloprotease: MQPKNVYAVFLAIIIVWIGAWILKVNLEPAVSWLTAGWGSFIYWTAAKLLIWILPALWLLKRAGTSLFSLLNLSNWKEWLKWGGGIGLVIALTGIILNYLQGRPILPTEFSTSLLNVLIIAPIFEEILVRGALLTHLRQSYSFAAANIITSVMFLILHVPGWYFMGVLVDNLTQPAGGALSIFLCSLAFGYAAYRSDSVMGGILAHFLNNLF, encoded by the coding sequence ATGCAACCAAAAAACGTATACGCTGTTTTTCTGGCTATAATCATTGTTTGGATTGGCGCGTGGATTCTTAAAGTCAATCTTGAGCCAGCTGTAAGCTGGCTTACTGCCGGTTGGGGCAGTTTTATATACTGGACTGCGGCGAAGCTTTTAATCTGGATTCTACCAGCGCTGTGGCTTCTTAAGCGTGCTGGTACTTCACTTTTTAGTCTGCTCAATCTTTCTAACTGGAAAGAGTGGCTTAAGTGGGGTGGTGGAATCGGTTTAGTGATTGCATTAACCGGAATTATTCTAAACTATCTTCAGGGACGACCGATTCTACCGACTGAATTCAGCACGTCACTATTAAATGTCTTAATAATTGCGCCTATTTTTGAGGAGATTTTGGTGCGGGGAGCGCTCCTTACTCATCTGCGGCAAAGCTATTCTTTTGCTGCCGCCAACATCATCACATCGGTGATGTTCCTTATTCTTCATGTTCCTGGCTGGTATTTTATGGGAGTCCTTGTTGATAATCTCACCCAACCGGCTGGAGGAGCCCTGTCTATTTTTCTGTGCAGTTTGGCCTTTGGATATGCCGCTTATCGTTCTGATTCGGTGATGGGTGGAATTCTAGCCCACTTCCTCAATAATCTTTTTTAA
- the arcC gene encoding carbamate kinase produces the protein MGRMDKLLIAFGGNAIIRAGQKGTYEEQLENIRSCCRKLVDLYDRGFSMVITHGNGPQVGNLLIQNEAASEQIPVQPMHVCVAQTQGQIGYLLQCELDNELRRRKKSVQTAAVMTRVLVDSSDEAFSKPTKPVGPFFSEQHARAKMQKGETWISDSGRGWRRVVPSPRPIKILELEAINQLLECCGIVIAVGGGGIPVVERNGELTGIDAVIDKDLASALLARNLNVDVLVMLTDVSCVKLNFGHANERDVHDLTADEAEQYLAEGQFGTGSMAPKIQAALDFLKAGGKRAVITSLVEVVEAIHGNAGTVITM, from the coding sequence ATGGGAAGAATGGACAAACTGCTGATTGCATTTGGCGGCAACGCTATTATTCGAGCCGGTCAAAAAGGCACTTATGAGGAGCAGCTGGAGAATATCCGCAGCTGCTGCCGAAAGCTTGTCGATCTTTATGATCGAGGCTTTTCCATGGTAATTACCCATGGTAATGGGCCGCAGGTTGGCAACCTTCTAATTCAGAATGAAGCAGCTTCCGAGCAAATCCCAGTGCAGCCGATGCATGTCTGTGTTGCTCAAACACAGGGTCAGATCGGATATCTGCTGCAGTGCGAATTGGATAATGAACTTCGCCGCCGCAAAAAAAGCGTCCAGACAGCAGCAGTGATGACGAGGGTCCTGGTCGACAGCAGTGATGAGGCGTTTTCTAAGCCTACCAAACCTGTTGGTCCGTTCTTTTCGGAGCAGCACGCGAGAGCAAAAATGCAGAAAGGGGAAACCTGGATCAGTGACAGCGGACGCGGGTGGAGAAGAGTCGTTCCATCACCTAGACCAATCAAAATACTAGAGCTGGAAGCAATTAATCAGCTTTTAGAGTGCTGCGGAATTGTAATTGCTGTTGGCGGTGGAGGCATTCCGGTAGTAGAGCGAAATGGTGAACTTACTGGAATTGATGCTGTCATCGACAAGGATCTGGCTAGTGCGCTGCTTGCCCGAAATCTAAATGTCGATGTGCTGGTTATGCTTACAGATGTCAGCTGTGTTAAGCTTAATTTCGGTCATGCAAATGAAAGGGATGTCCATGATCTCACTGCTGATGAAGCCGAGCAGTATCTTGCAGAAGGGCAGTTTGGTACAGGCAGCATGGCTCCTAAGATTCAAGCTGCTCTGGATTTTCTTAAAGCAGGAGGAAAGCGTGCTGTTATAACTTCCCTTGTGGAAGTTGTTGAAGCGATTCATGGTAATGCAGGAACAGTAATAACAATGTAA
- a CDS encoding sulfatase-like hydrolase/transferase yields the protein MSDFNFLFIMVDQERYPVVYETPELKKWRKRYLKAYERLRNRGLEFKNHYAGSTACVPSRATLYTGQYPSLHGVSQTDGVAKSAFDPDMFWLDLHTVPTIGDYFRLAGYQTFWKGKWHASQADIIIPGTHDSFLSYNSDSGVPVPKNERLYERANNLREYGFDAWVGPEPHGSNPRNSGSSAAKGISGRDVVYKKQAVDLIRKLDLEYADTPEKKRRPWFIMCSFVNPHDIAIFGAASQRSDQFSFKVDPSVPYIPPAPTANESLATKPSAQASYRRIYPLALQPLADTLFYRQLYYSLQLEVDRQVNAVLDALMKSSFYQNTIVIFTSDHGELLGAHGGLFQKWYQAYEEAIHVPLIIHNPVLFTKPESTEMLTSHVDLLPTLLGLAGLNAYELQKQLKKDHTEVHPLVGRDLSPLVYGQECPKADEPIYFMTDDNVTKGLNQVSITGIPYPAVSQPNSIETVIAQLPTGKGGTDEIWKYSCYFKNPQFNSIQGRGDLFGYRGQRVKTTFNPGCMPDQQSKYVPDEYEMYNLSRDPLEAMNLASDPFRTPITVKIQAILNKMLEEQSEQKRLYPTSGG from the coding sequence ATGAGCGATTTTAACTTCTTGTTCATTATGGTGGATCAGGAGCGCTATCCTGTTGTCTACGAAACTCCAGAGTTGAAAAAATGGAGGAAAAGATATCTTAAAGCCTATGAAAGACTTAGAAACAGAGGATTAGAGTTTAAGAATCATTACGCCGGCAGTACCGCCTGCGTACCAAGCCGGGCAACTCTTTATACCGGACAGTATCCATCACTGCATGGAGTTTCCCAAACTGATGGAGTTGCAAAATCAGCTTTTGATCCTGATATGTTCTGGCTCGATCTCCATACCGTACCTACTATCGGCGATTATTTCAGGTTAGCAGGATACCAGACTTTCTGGAAGGGAAAATGGCATGCATCTCAAGCTGACATCATTATTCCAGGCACCCATGATTCTTTCCTATCCTATAACTCGGATAGCGGTGTACCAGTCCCAAAAAATGAGCGGCTGTACGAAAGGGCTAATAACCTAAGGGAATATGGATTTGACGCTTGGGTTGGACCAGAGCCGCACGGCAGCAATCCAAGAAACTCAGGCTCATCAGCAGCTAAAGGTATCAGCGGCAGGGATGTAGTCTATAAAAAGCAGGCAGTTGATTTAATCAGAAAGTTGGACCTGGAATATGCGGATACCCCTGAAAAGAAGCGAAGACCATGGTTTATTATGTGCTCCTTCGTCAATCCCCACGATATCGCCATCTTTGGTGCAGCTTCCCAACGCTCAGATCAGTTTTCATTTAAAGTCGACCCGTCAGTTCCCTACATTCCCCCAGCACCTACAGCCAACGAGTCTTTAGCAACCAAACCCTCTGCCCAGGCAAGCTACAGACGAATTTATCCACTTGCCCTGCAGCCATTAGCCGATACTTTATTCTACCGCCAGTTATATTACAGTCTGCAGTTAGAAGTTGATCGGCAGGTTAATGCAGTGCTTGACGCTTTAATGAAGTCATCCTTTTACCAAAATACAATTGTGATTTTCACCTCTGATCACGGTGAACTTTTGGGAGCTCACGGCGGATTATTCCAGAAATGGTATCAAGCGTATGAAGAAGCGATCCATGTGCCATTAATCATCCACAATCCGGTGCTGTTTACCAAACCTGAATCTACCGAGATGCTCACCAGCCACGTTGACCTGCTGCCCACATTACTGGGATTGGCAGGACTAAACGCGTATGAGCTGCAGAAACAGCTAAAAAAAGACCATACCGAGGTGCATCCTTTGGTAGGTCGGGATCTTTCGCCGCTGGTGTATGGCCAAGAGTGTCCTAAAGCTGACGAACCGATTTACTTTATGACCGATGACAATGTTACTAAAGGCTTAAACCAGGTCAGTATTACCGGCATACCTTACCCTGCGGTTAGCCAACCGAACTCCATCGAAACAGTGATCGCACAGCTGCCTACAGGAAAAGGCGGAACTGATGAGATCTGGAAATACTCCTGCTACTTTAAAAACCCACAGTTTAACAGCATCCAAGGTAGAGGTGACCTGTTTGGGTACAGAGGCCAAAGAGTTAAGACTACTTTTAATCCAGGGTGCATGCCAGACCAGCAGAGTAAATATGTGCCCGATGAGTACGAAATGTATAATCTCAGCAGAGATCCATTAGAAGCAATGAATCTGGCAAGCGATCCTTTCCGAACTCCCATAACGGTCAAAATCCAAGCTATCTTAAATAAAATGCTAGAAGAGCAGAGTGAGCAAAAGCGTCTGTATCCAACCAGCGGAGGTTGA
- a CDS encoding VOC family protein — protein sequence MVGVEIDFVVADSLKALELYERIFDLERVEVTSFPKGQNEVIFKLYGTSFHMLDANPEFNLIPPGDNPVQSIWFNVLVPDIKETYAKAMEAGCKEIQAVTDIPDFGVTNAIFADPFGYVWMLHQIHELKSFEEKVQLWEERTKKE from the coding sequence ATGGTCGGTGTAGAAATTGATTTTGTAGTTGCAGACAGCCTTAAAGCTTTGGAACTGTATGAGCGAATCTTCGATTTAGAGCGGGTTGAGGTGACCAGTTTTCCAAAAGGCCAAAACGAAGTGATCTTCAAGCTTTACGGAACGAGCTTCCACATGCTTGATGCTAATCCTGAGTTTAATCTGATTCCGCCCGGAGACAATCCGGTGCAGTCAATCTGGTTTAATGTGTTGGTTCCTGATATCAAGGAAACCTATGCCAAAGCGATGGAAGCCGGGTGCAAAGAGATCCAGGCTGTAACTGACATCCCCGATTTCGGAGTTACCAACGCGATCTTTGCCGATCCTTTCGGCTACGTCTGGATGCTGCATCAAATCCATGAACTTAAGAGTTTCGAGGAGAAGGTACAGCTCTGGGAGGAACGGACCAAAAAAGAATGA